In Oceaniferula flava, the genomic window AAAACCCTCGTGGGAATGCTCTAAGCGAAGGGAGCTGTCCAAGCTTTTACTCAAGCGTCTCCGTATCATGCGGAGGCGCTTTTTTTTATTAGGTGATGTGCAGGATCGCGCGGGCGGCAGTGAAGTAGATTAGCATGCCGGAAATATCCACCAGGGTGGTGATCGCCGGGGCGGCCACCACGGCAGGGTCCAACTTGATGGCCCGGGCGCCGATGGGTAACAGGGCGCCGGAGAGGGTGGAGCTGGTGATTTGCAAGGCCAGGGCTAGCGAAACTGCCAAGCTGAAGGAGGCGATGGTGACGCCGACTGGAAGCTGAGGGTTGAACAGGGGAAGGATGAACATGGTGACGATGGCAATGCACAGCCCCATCACCGATCCTAACATGGCACCGAGGCAGACTTCCTTGGAAAGCACCTTGCGGGTGGTTCCTGCTTCCAGTTCACCCAGAGACATGGCACGGATAACCATCGCGGCCGCTTGCCCCCCGGTATTACCCCCGGCGGCGACCACCATCGGCAGGTAAAGTGCCAGAAGGTAAATGCTGCTGAGCACATCCTCAAAGCGAAGCATCACGTAGCCGGATGAGATGGCCAGCATTGCCAGGATGAGCAACCATGGGAAACGCCGCTTAAAGTGGGTGGAGAGTGCGGTGTTGAGGTAGGTTTCCTCCGATTGCTCACCGGCGATACCAGACATCTTCTCGATATCCTCGGTCGATTCCTCTTCCAGAATTTCAAGGACATCATCGTGGGTGATCACCCCTAACAGGTATTCATACTCGTTGACCACTGGCAGCAGGGTCATGTCGTATTTGGAGAAGATCTGGGCGGCTTCCTCCTGGTCTGCGGTGGCGAGAATGGTGATGTCCACCTCCTCCATGATGCTGGAAACGCGGGTGTCCCAGGTGCTGAATGCGAGGTCTCTGAGGCGAACTTTGCCAAGTAGGTGGCCACGCTCATCGACCACATAAATGCGCGCTAAGGACTCGGCCGAATCCTGCTCTTCACGGAGAGTGTCGAGGGCCTCCTTCACCGACATGTTCTGGGTGATGCGGGCCACCTTGGTGGTCATGCGGCCACCGGCGGTTTCCTCGTGGTAGCGCATCAGGCTGCGCGTTTCCTCCATCTCTTCCGGTTGCAGCAGGGCTAGGTAGCGTTGCTGGGCAGAGGTGCTGACGTCCTGCAGGATATCGGCGCGGTCATCATCGACCAGCTGTCCGAGGATTTCCCGCTGTTGCGCGATGGGGAAGCGCTCCAGAGTCTCCTCGATCAGGGTATCCGGCAGTTCCGCGAGCACCTCTGAGAAGCGCGCAGTATCAATGTTTTTGGTGAAAAACTCGCGCCCTTGGTCGTCGAGATCCTCAAAAACATTGGCCAGATCCGCATAGTGCAGCTCCTCCGCCGCTTGGGCGAATTTCTCTGCGTTAAAATCGGCGATCGAGCCAACGAGGTTCTCGATATCCATGGTCCTCTCTTCGGGCATGCTGATGTTTTAATGGGCTGCACTCAAAATCCAAATACCAAACTGAGGAAATGCCGTCACACGATCTCTCCCAGCCAGCTGAGGAACTCATCGTGGCGGGCTACATCGTATTGGTGGCAGAGGAACCCAGCCTTTTGCCCGGCGGCGATGTTGGCGGGGAGATCATCAATGTAGGCCGTCTGTTCCGGCACCAACTGCCATTGATCGATGGTGAGCTGATAGATTTCCGGTTCGGGTTTGATATGACCGGTCTGATAGGAAAAGACACCACCCTCGAACTTCTCGAAAATCGGGTGATTCTGGATGAGGTGGTCTTTGTGAGGGTTGTTGATGTTGGAAAATAAAATCAAGCGGTGACCGTCGGCGTGCAGTTTCTCGATGGTCGACCACATGATGGTGTTCGGCTCAAAGATATCGAGCCAGGCACTGAGGAAGGCTTCCTGTGTCCCTTGGAACCCGAGTTTTTCCGCGGCCCAGGTGAAGTATTCGTCCGGCTCGATCCTTCCGGCTTCGAAGTCGTCTTTGCGCTCGATCAGGGCGTTGAAGCGGGATTCCGGGTCGCTGACCTCGGCGGGAATGAGCTTCGAGAGGGCGGGCTGGAAATCAACGCCGATGATGACGTTGCCAATATCAAATAGAAAATCCATGGTGGGTGAGGAGCTGGGTGTTACGAGCAGTGGCTGAGGATGAAATTGGCAGCCGTCTGGGCGGCATTCGGTCGGGCGTGTCGTGCGAGGCTCCGTTTCATCGTCCGCCAGCCGCAGGCGTTGTCACTGAGCATTTCGCGAATGTGGGCGGAGAGCGAGCCTGGGGTGTCGGCCAGGTGACCACCGTTGAGGTGTCGCAGCAGGTTTAGATTACCTTCTTCCTGACCCGGCACCAGGTGGTGAATGAGCATGGGGCAGGCGGCCGCCAGGGATTCGTGCACCGTGGCGCCTCCGGCTTTTCCAACCACCAAATGATGCGAGGTCAGCAGCTCCGGCACCCGCTTGGTCCAGCCTTTGATACGCACCCGGCCCGGGTAGCTGTCCTTGATTTCCTTCGCCCGACTGTAAAGTTTGCGCACATTGCGACCTAACACAATGGTGAGCTCCACATTGTCGTGGCCGGCGTCCAGGATCTCGCGGGCCACGCGCCGGACGTGTGGTTTTTTGGCCGTGGGGAAATAGAGCACCCGGAATGGCTGCAGCGAGTCGTCTGCCGAGACCGGAGCCAGATCGGCAAAGTGCGGATTCACCGGGAAGCCGGTTTCCACCAGTTGGGTTTCTGGCAGACCTTGACGAATCAACGAGTCCCGGGTGCGGCTGTCTGTCACCAGCCAGTAGTCAGTGGGCGCTTTTCGCCAGGCGGCATTGATTTCGATGGAATCGGTCACCACGGTGAACACCGGGACCTTGGGGGTGCCGTTGGCGAAGATGCGTTGTAAAAAATAAGGGTAAAGCGGGTAGCTGCTGACGATGGCCTTGGGCTGGTGCTCCTGGATCAGGTCGCGCAGCATCATCTCGGGTTTGCGCATCATCGGCAGGCGTTCTTTGGAGAAATCCTGACGTTCGGTGGAGAGGTAAATCCGACGCCACAGCCAGGGGGCGTGGGTGGTGACACCACGGTAAAAACTACGCAGTCGCTCATTGATCCACGGGGCTCCCAGCGCGCAGGGGTCGGTGCACAGGACCGGGCATTGTTTTTCCAGAGCAATCGACAGGTTTCTGGCGGCGCTGTTGTGGCCATCGCCAAATCCAGCGGTTAGTATTAATATGTCGGCCTTGCTGCTGCTCACGCGCGAAACGATAGTCGGCGTCGAGGGTTGCGTCGATATCTCAATTGGACTAACCGTTATAAAAAGACATGGAAAAGAAACGCTCAAAAGCGAAACCGCAGCCTGACTTAAGAGTGCTTCCCGAGGAGGAAACGCCGCGACTCGTTCCCGACCAAGAGTCGGAGACCGATGAGGTCAAAAAATCGGCCGCACCTTCGTATGCTGGGAAAAGCGCGCAGCCGGTGCTGGATTTCGACACCGCTGCAGCGAGCACACCAACGCAGCAACCCAAATCAATGGCAGCTGTTCTAGAGCCTGAGGAAGCTTGGGGTGCTGAGCAGAAAAAAGGCCAAATCCCCACCGGCTGGCTGGTGCTCGGCGGGGCGCTGATCTTGGGTATTGCAGCCTGGGTGCTGGTTTCGCTGAATCAAAGCCGGGAGGTGGTCAGCCAGAATTTGGTGGTGCAGAAGGAGATTGAGCATGACCGGGAGCAGGAAGACCGGCAGGCTCGCGATAGCTTGGACGCCTTGCGCAGTTCGGTTACGCAGTTTTTTGCCGCAAAATCAGCGGCAGATCTACTTCCTCACGTCAGGCAGCAGGGGCGGGTGAAGCCATTGCTCGAGAGCTACTACCAGGCTCACACATTCCAGCCGCGCAAGTTTGTGACCTTCTCCAGTCTGAATGCCCTGGTCCTAAGCACCCGACCATTCTTACTCGCCGAATGCCAGCTGGAAAATGGTGAGACTCAGGAGTTGCTCTTGGAAGATCAGGGTGGAGGCAAATATTTAGCCGACTGGGAAACCTACGTGCACTATCAGCCGATGCCTTGGGAAGATTTTTTAGATCAGCGCCCGAGCAAACCCTTGAACATGCGTGTGGTCTGTAAAAAAGATAATTTCTATGCCTACGAGTTCAGAGATGAAGCCGAGTATCAATGTTATCGGCTCACGGCTCGTGATTTCGAAGGGTATGTTTACGGATATGTGCCACGTAGAAGTAAGCTGAATTACCAGCTGGATAGCGCGCTTAAGAACTCAAGTCGGATACAGCCGATGATCCTTCGACTGCGTTATCCGGAAGGGGGGAACTCGAAGCGTGCGGTGCTGATCGATGCCGTGCTCTCCAAGAACTGGACCTACGTCACCGAGCCGGAGTTTTAAAAAGGAGAGGGGATAAAAAAACGGAAGAGCCGAAGCCCTTCCGTTGAAATGATTGAGTTTGGATTGAGTTCAATCGGGGCGAGAATTACTCGTCGCCACCTTTTTTGCCACGGCCGCCTTTAGCTCCGCCTCTTTTGCCTGGGGCCATTTGGATGGCATCAGGATAAGTGGCTTTGACCCACTCGCGCACGCCTTCACGCTCTTCTTTGCTGAGTTTGCCGTCTTTGTCGGCGTCGAACTTAGCGAGTGTGGCAGCTTTGATTTCTTTGCGCTCTTTGCTGATGGTTTCACGAGCGGTTTTCTTTTCCGCATCGCTCAGAGTGCCGTCTTTATCGGCATCGAAACGCTCGAGCATTTTTTTCTTCATTGCTTCGCGTTGCTCTGGGCTTGGGCCTTTGCCTTCACGGCCTTTTTTGGCACCTTTTTCAGGCTTCTCAGCGTAAGCGGTGACGCTCAGGGCGAGGGCTGCAGCAGCGGCGGTGATGATGGTTTTGGTCATTTTCATATTAGTTGGGTCTTAGTTTGTTTAGTTGGTTACGCTCGTTCCTGAACGTTTGGGGTTCAAGTTGCTATTGCGTGAGGTCTAAAACCCGCAGGGGATGAAAAGGTTGTAAAAAAAATCATGAGCTTGAGAAAAAGTTCTCTCAAATGCATTGCCAGCCATCGGTGAACCCGCTTGGATGCCCCTGCTAATGAGTTCTCCTTCCGAAGCTAAAAAATCCAAGGCTCAGGTGTTTGCCGCCAGATTGTTCAGCACCCTGATTTTGTGGGCGCTGGTGACCGCTGTGTTCGTGAGCGACCAGGCTTGGGCCTTCCTCGCCGTTCTTTCCCTGCTCGGCCTGTTTAGCGTCCGCGAGTATTTTCAAATGACCCGCAAAGGCGGTATGCCATCGCAGCCGCGCTGGGGGCTGCTGGTCAGTTCTTCCTATTTGATCTATGTGGCAGTGAGGCTGGGGATGCAAGGACCTGCGGCCTTGGACGGATTGCTGGAAACGGACATCGCCTTTGTCATGCTCATCGTCACCGGCGGCTTCATGTGTCAGCTACGGCGCTCGGTGGACGGCAAGAATACCGTGACCGAGGTGGCCATTACGACCTTGGGGTTCGTTTACGTTGCGGTGCTCTACAGTTTTCTCGCTCGCTTGTTATTCCTTCCCGAGCCACTGGCTGATGGGGCCCGGGTGCCCGGCGCTTGGCTACTGCTCTGGCTGATTGCGGTCACCAAATTCACCGATATGGGAGCCTACATCACCGGCTCATTGATCGGAAAACACAAGATGATCCCACACATCAGCCCGGGGAAAACCTGGCAGGGCTTCGGTGGTGCTCTGATTTTTTCCCAGCTCGCGGGCTGCGGACTCTACGCCATCATGCCAGCTGAGTTGGCCATCCTCGGTGGCTGGGGCTGGGTGGTGCTGCTGAGCCTGGTGCTCTCGCTCTTGGCCGTGGTGGGTGATCTCGCGGAATCTGTTCTCAAACGAAGCATCGGGGTGAAGGATTCGGGCAACACCCTGCCGGGGATTGGCGGTGCGCTCGACCTCATCGATAGCCTCTGCTTCACCGCGCCGGTGCTGTATTTCTTCCTTCGTTGGATGCCCGTGTAAGCCCTTGTTCAACCGCTCCCTCACATTTGTTGTATGCCGAAACGTAAAGTAGTCTTGTTAGGATCCACCGGGTCGATTGGAACCAGCACCCTGAAGGTGGCCGCAGATCTACCGGATCGATTGGAAATCGTTGCCCTGGCGGCGAACTCCAGCGTGCAGGACTTGGCGGCGCAAGCCCGTGAAACCGGGGTGAAGCATGTGGCGCTGTATGATCGCTCGAAGGAAGCCGAACTCCGTGCCGCACTGCCCGATGACGTGACCATTCACTTGGGGGCGGAAGGTTTGTTAGAGGTTTCGACGCTGGCGGAGGCTGACATGGTGCTGGTCGCCATCGTAGGCACCGCCGGACTTCAGCCGGCACTCGCGGCAATCGAGGCCGGAAAAGATCTCGCCGTGGCCAGCAAGGAAATCCTCGTCATGGCTGGCGAGCTAGTGATGGGCGCTGCCGAGCGCCAAGGGGTGAACGTGCTGCCTGTCGACAGTGAGCACAATGCGATTTTCCAATGCCTAAATGGTCACCAAGGTGGCGAACGTGAAGTTTCCCGCCTCATTCTGACTGCTTCCGGTGGACCGTTTCGGCAAACGCCCGCGGAGGAGCTGCAAGATGTCACTCTCGCCCAGGCGCTGAAACATCCCACCTGGGACATGGGTCGCAAGATCACCATCGATTCCTCGACCTTGTTTAACAAAGGTCTGGAAATGATCGAGGCACGCTGGCTCTTTGGGATCGAGATGGAACGGATCGATGTCATCGTGCATCCACAGAGCATCGTGCACTCGATGGTGGAATACGTCGATGGCAGCGTCTTGGCCCAGCTGAGCAATACCGACATGTGTTTCCCGATTCAGTATGCCGTCACATGGCCGGATCGGGTGCCAGGCGGACTGAAACCACTCGATTTTGCCAAGCTTGCGAAGTTGGAGTTCGAGGCCCCTCGCTACGATGATTTCCCGGCACTCAACTTGGCGCGCCGTGCCGGCCAGCAGGGGGGAACCTTGCCGGCTGTCTACAATGCTGCCAACGAGGTGGCGGTGGATGCTTTCTGCGATGGCAAGATCGGCTACACCGACATTGCTCGGGTCGTGGCACAGGTCATGGATGCCCACGAGGTGCAGCACGCCGGTGATTTGGACACTCTGATCGCGGCTGATTCCGCTGCCCGGGAAGCGGCTAGCGCAATTTGCGACGCGTGATTAAAGCGAAGCCTGCGAGCGATAAGAGCCCGAGCGACGAGGGCTCAGGCACGGTGACCAAGGTGAGCGACTCACCATCGACGGCCAGCAGGGCGTTGATTTCCGTGATGTAATTGGGCACGAAGGTGGCTCCGGAATAACGAGGGTCGCCACCAGAGGCCGGATTGTTGAACCAATTCACACCAGTAAGCACGAGATCGGAACCAACCGTGGTGAATAGCGGAGCTCCTGAGTCACCTCCGATCAGATAAGCTTCGTCGGCCCCTAGGCTTTCGGGCGAAAAGGCGTCGTCGTCAAAGGTGATGGCATCGCCCACAGTTGGGAAGTCGCTGAAGGAACCGAAGCCGTCCAGTTCATTGCGTCCCACCCGAAACGAAGTGGTGCTGGCTCCTGCATCACGGCCAACGACGTAGGCCTCGCGGTCTGAGTAGACCGATGAGCCGAAGGTTAACGAAGTCGTCGGTGTCGCGGAAATGGCGTAGATGGCGACAGTCGGCCCCGGTGCTGAGCTCAATTTGCCAATGACGAGATCTGTGCTGCCGACCTGGGTGATGCTGAGGACTTCGCGGGTGACCGTGCTTCCAGCTGGATTGTTATCGGTGTGGAAAACGATATCGTTTCCTACAGTGGGCGCTGCGTGTTCGGCGGAGATGAAATAAGTTGATGAAATCATCGTTGCCCATCGGTAGCTGCCACCGTTCTCGATACCGACGCCAGACCAATCCTGAGTCGCACCGATGAATGCTGCGTCGTTGGTGAAGCGGTGGTGGGAGGCCGATGAATAGGTCTCCAAACTGAGCGCCGCGGGCAGGGAAACCGTGGAAATGATGAGCAGGCTGGAGGCGATCGAGAGTGTGGTGTGTGACATAGCGAAGGGTGAGGAATGAGCGTTGTGTTGATCAGACGAATGAAACTCGGTGCTATGCATTTCTTAAATATGAAGCTCTTTAAAAGAGGTTCTGCTAGCGTGGTCTGGCGATTAAAATGCCGGCGTGTTTTTTAAATTTGTGCAAATAGCCGGACACGGTGCTATCGATCACGATTTTTTTATAGGTCGTGGAAGCATGCATGAACCTGGACCGTCCTTGGGCGTCCTTGATGACGATGCCTACGTGTGAGCAGTAGCCTCCGTCGTGGTGGCTGGCGATGCCAATGATGTCGCCATTTTGCAGGTGCTGCTCAATGCCCGCTACCTTGTGCTTGGGAACCATGTGAACCGGCATCTTGGTCAAGCGGGCCTCGTGGGCAGCCATACCTCGTCTGAGCTGCGGGTTGTGCTTCAAGTAGCGGTAGCTTTTCCACAAAATAGTCATTTCCTGGCACTTGTTGTTCATTTTCTGCGTAGGAAAACGCTTTGTCAGATCGAAAATATTGCCCCGGCGATGGTTGTCTTGATACCACTCCGCGAGGTAGTGGATGCGATCGAGGTAGTTGCCGTTGCAGCGGCCACCGCGGTAGCGTGTCCACTCGATTTGGCGCAGTAAATCTTGGGGCGTGTAGCGGCTCTTGGGGGTCTCCAGCATCCGACTGAACCCCAGGCAGGCTTCAAAAAATGTCCAGCAGTCCATGCCTGTGAAGTCTACCGACGGACTTTCGATGTGGTTGTCAATTTCCAGCGTGTAACTCTTATAGGGCAGCCCTTCCAGCTCCTTCGCCACCTTGACCATCCGAGAGTGCATGGGCAGGCGTCCCCATTGTTCTTTGACTGCCTTGTGTGCGATTTGTTGAAATTTAGCCTGCCCTTTGAAGGTTTTGGATAGCGGCAAGTGCGGGGCGGCTTGGGCTGAAAATGACCAAGACAAGAGGATGAAGAAGGTAAGAAAAAGTCGACGCATCATCTCAACCATAACGTCATTTGCTTCCGACGAAAATCGAAAACCACAGAATTTGTGATAGTTAAGTGATTGCTAAGTTTAAAGTTTCAATTAATTAGAAGTCAACCTCAGCAAGGAATGCTGGGCTTGCAGCAAACCCCAAGCGCATGAAGGTTCCATCCTCTCACTCACTCCGCCACCGCGGATTCACTTTAGTTGAAATCACTTTTACCGTGGCTGTGTTGCTGACTCTTGTGGCGATTACCATGACAGTTTCCCATGGCTATGTGCAGCAGGCTCAGCGAGCTGGCTGTGTGATGAATCAGGACACTATTCGCACCGTGCTAACGGCTCATGCCAATCTCACGGAGGAATCATTCGAGGCGGGCGTGGACTACTATGATTCTGAGGAAACGCGCGACTTATTTAGCAACCTCCCGTTATGCCCACAGGGAGGTCAATATTCCGCTAAACTCGATGCGGCTGGTGAAAACCTGGTGGTGACCTGTGACTTGCACGGTGAGGAACTTGAATAATTAAAGAGGCGAGTGTGGTAACCCAGATTCCCCAGCGAATGCTCTTGCCCGTGGGTGCTCGGCTCACTAGCTTCGCGTGGCTCCGATAGCGGGCTGATTGAAATCATGGAAATCTGGAAGGCAATTATCGTGGGCGTCGTGCAGGGGCTGGCTGAGTTTTTACCCATCTCCTCGTCCGGACATATCGTCTTGACCCAATTTTTACTGGGAATGCGCCCTTTTCCAGAGGGTGGCGAAGGTGATATCGTGTTTGAGGTTATCCTGCACTTGGGAACGCTGATGAGCGTGTTGGTGTATTTTTGGCGTCGACTGTGGAATATGACCCGCTCGCTCTGGACCAAGGACCTGGAAGAAGAGCGTCGCTGGATCTGGCTGCTAGGTCTGGCCACTTTGCCTGCTGTGGTGTTGGTCATTACGCCCATCAATTTCGTGACCAATGCTGAAACAGGCGACCGAGAAAAGGTCACTCTCGGCGATATTTTCGAACGTGCTTACGATAATCCAGTGGTGGTTTCCTGTCTTCTGCTTGTTACGGGTGCACTTCTGCTGGCTCCGAAAGTAATCCGAATCAAACAACGTCAGCTTGGTTGGAAAGGGGCTCTTGCCATGGGGATTGGCCAGGCAATTGCAATTCTGCCCGGCATTTCACGCAGTGGCTCATCGATCACTGCCGGATTAATAGCAGGGGTTGACGCCAAGAAAGCGGCGGAGTTTTCCTTTCTGATGTCAATTCCAGCTATTGCAGGGGCCGTGGTCTTTAAATTGGATGAGTTCAAAGAGAAGTTCACCAGCGATACCATGGTGCCGTATCTGGCAGGAGCGATCAGTGCTTTTGTGGTCGGAATTCTGGCCGTGGCGTTGGTAATGACCGCGATCAGGCGCGGTAAATTCCAGTATTTCGCCTACTACTGCTTCGCGGCTGGTATTTCCGGCATTCTTTATTTCTCGCTGGCCGGTTAGTTGCGCTGAGCAACATAGGCCACCCTGAGGATGGAGAGGCAGGCCTACTTGGCTGGAGGTCTTGTGAAGTCCTGCACTCGGAGATAGCTGGGCACTTCGAGAGATGGATGTGGTGAGAGAGTGTATCGCGCTCATTGACAAACTGGGCCGATCCCACCAAGTTCGTCCGCGCCCGTCGGAGGCTCGAAAAAGGATTGGCACCTGGCCCCGTGCCACCAGAACCTGATCAGACTGATAGCGGCTTGAATGGACTCTAACGAATTATGGCGAAGAAGAAAAAAAAGACAGTTCTGAGCACCGTCATCAGCATGGTGATTATCGCGGCGGTGATCTGGATGAAATACCAGGAAACGACCGACGCCAATATCCGCGAGGGCAAGGTCAGGGATAAGTCCGTAGAAATTACGGTTCCAGCCGAGCAGTCTGATACGTCGCTTACAAACTTGCTCAGCGTGGTGCAGCTCTCGTCGACTCAATTTGAGGTCTTGAAAAATTGTTCTCTAATCGATCACCGAGGCAATGACGGTGATAGTTTTCACGTGAAAACTGCCAAAGGTGAAGAGGAGGTTCGGCTGTATTTTGTGGATGCTCCGGAAAGTGCCGCCCGAACCTACGGCGGCGGGGAGAACAATTACGAACGGATCGCCCAGCAGGGAGCGGCCATGGGGGGACTGGACCAGAAGCAAACCACCCAGGTGGGTGTGGAGGCCAAGTTGTTCGCCAAAAAACTGCTCAAAGCCCGTCCTTTTACTATCGTGACTAAGCGTGAAAAAGTCTATCGATCCCACCGGATCTACGCCTATGTCATTGTTGAGTGGGAGGGTGAAAAACGTTATCTGCATGAACTGCTGGTGGCCCACGGACTGGGGCGGATCCATACCAAGCCGATGACCATGCCCGACAATACCTCCGGCTCGCGCCAACGTGATCGCTTGAAAACGATTGAGAACTATGCCAAGTCGAAAGACTACGGAGCGTGGGGCGCCCATTAATCTACCGAGAAGCTCAAACTTCCGAATCTGAACCGATCAATCTAAATATTTTCCCATGTTAGCTAAAAGAATCATTCCCTGTCTTGATGTCACCGATGGCCGCGTGGTCAAGGGCACCAATTTTGTCGATCTCCGCGATGCTGGCGATCCTGTCGAGTGCGCTGTGGCCTATAACGATCAGGAGGCGGACGAACTGGTATTTCTCGATATCACCGCCTCATCGGACGAGCGCAAGACCATGGTTGATGTGGTCCGCCGCACCGCCGAGAAATGCTTCATCCCGCTCACCGTGGGGGGAGGAATTCGCAGCGTGGAAGACATGCGTGAAATGCTTTTGGCTGGGGCTGATAAAGTGGGTATCAACACCGCAGCGGTGACCCGACCCGAACTGATCAATGAAGGCGCCACCGCTTTTGGGAACCAGTGCATTGTCGTTGCTATCGATGCCAAACGAGAGGGCCCTGGAAAATGGGGAGTCTACACCCATGGAGGCCGTAATCCGGTGGGACTGGATGCCGTCGAATGGGCCAAGGAATGCGCCAGCCGCGGTGCCGGGGAGATTCTGCTCACCAGCATGGATTCTGATGGCACTAAGGCAGGTTACGATATTGAACTGACCCGTGCGGTCAGCGAAGCGGTGAATATTCCGGTGATTGCCTCCGGCGGGGCAGGGAACCTGCAGCACATGGTGGACGTCTTGAAGGATGGCAAAGCGGATGCCGTGCTGGCTGCCAGTATTTTCCACTTTGGGGAACACACCGTCGCTGAAGCCAAAGAACTTTTTGCCGAGCAAGACATCCCCGTTAGGCGTTAATTACGGGCTGATGCAGGGCCGGCAATTAATGTGAAGAAAAGGGCAAAAAAAAACTTGCATCCAAGTGTCTGTCCCACTAGTTTGCGCCCGCCCTGAGGGAGACTCCAGGACACAAAGTGCGCGATTAGCTCAGTGGTAGAGCAATGCCTTGACATGGCAGAGGTCACAAGTTCAAATCTTGTATTGCGCACCATCTTTAACAGGGAGTTATGGGAAACCATAACTCCCTGATTCTTTTTAGGCATCACATGCGACATACGTGCAGATGATCGCTCACGAAGGCTCGATGGATGGGGTGTCGACAATTCCACCTTCGCTTGATTAAACGCAGAAAATTGCTCAAACGGTAGCGTTTCCAATTTATCAAGGGTTCTAAATTAGCCGTTTTTCTCCACTTTCAAGGGGCTGGTTTTATTTCTTAACGTATTCAGAAGGTTAAGAATGGTGTTAGATTAAAACTATTTTATCTGCCTGAAAGACTTCGTCTCTGAACGCGAAAAATCAGGGGCCTGAGGGGGGCTTCAATCCTATGCGGTATGAAATATTACAAGAAATCTGAATATTTGCCTTTCGAGCATTGATGAAACTTGAAGATATTCAGCCTTGGTTAAGCAATGACTAAAGGGTGTCAGAGGCCTTTTTCATGAGGGTAATTTGGAGTGGAACCCACCCCAAAAACCAACATGAATATTAAACAACATTGTTTTGCCATCACGGCCTTAGCATTGTCTGCCACGGCCTCTTCAATCAGCGCTCAGACCGTTAGCACTACTTTCACAGGTGTCTCTCCAGGATTGACTCTTAACGGAACTTTCGATGGGGCTAACGTGGAGTCTCTGAACTCAGGCGTCATGCAGTTCGATGATTTCGAGGCCTTCTGCGTTGATCCCTATCAGAATATCTCTGTGAATCAGACTCTGACCTACGCTCAGGAACTGACCTTTTCAAATCCAGCCACCAGTGATGCCATTGCTCGCTTGGTAGGCAACTACTACACATCCGGTCAGTCGTCCCAAGAAGCCGCAGCCACACAGTGGGCAATCTGGGAAGTGGTGATCGATGGAGTCAGCTCTGCCAATCTGAGTGACGGAAATAACCGCGTTTATAACACAGCTACAGCCAGCCTGGCTGAATCCTACTTGAAT contains:
- the mgtE gene encoding magnesium transporter encodes the protein MPEERTMDIENLVGSIADFNAEKFAQAAEELHYADLANVFEDLDDQGREFFTKNIDTARFSEVLAELPDTLIEETLERFPIAQQREILGQLVDDDRADILQDVSTSAQQRYLALLQPEEMEETRSLMRYHEETAGGRMTTKVARITQNMSVKEALDTLREEQDSAESLARIYVVDERGHLLGKVRLRDLAFSTWDTRVSSIMEEVDITILATADQEEAAQIFSKYDMTLLPVVNEYEYLLGVITHDDVLEILEEESTEDIEKMSGIAGEQSEETYLNTALSTHFKRRFPWLLILAMLAISSGYVMLRFEDVLSSIYLLALYLPMVVAAGGNTGGQAAAMVIRAMSLGELEAGTTRKVLSKEVCLGAMLGSVMGLCIAIVTMFILPLFNPQLPVGVTIASFSLAVSLALALQITSSTLSGALLPIGARAIKLDPAVVAAPAITTLVDISGMLIYFTAARAILHIT
- a CDS encoding HAD family hydrolase gives rise to the protein MDFLFDIGNVIIGVDFQPALSKLIPAEVSDPESRFNALIERKDDFEAGRIEPDEYFTWAAEKLGFQGTQEAFLSAWLDIFEPNTIMWSTIEKLHADGHRLILFSNINNPHKDHLIQNHPIFEKFEGGVFSYQTGHIKPEPEIYQLTIDQWQLVPEQTAYIDDLPANIAAGQKAGFLCHQYDVARHDEFLSWLGEIV
- a CDS encoding MGDG synthase family glycosyltransferase; this encodes MSSSKADILILTAGFGDGHNSAARNLSIALEKQCPVLCTDPCALGAPWINERLRSFYRGVTTHAPWLWRRIYLSTERQDFSKERLPMMRKPEMMLRDLIQEHQPKAIVSSYPLYPYFLQRIFANGTPKVPVFTVVTDSIEINAAWRKAPTDYWLVTDSRTRDSLIRQGLPETQLVETGFPVNPHFADLAPVSADDSLQPFRVLYFPTAKKPHVRRVAREILDAGHDNVELTIVLGRNVRKLYSRAKEIKDSYPGRVRIKGWTKRVPELLTSHHLVVGKAGGATVHESLAAACPMLIHHLVPGQEEGNLNLLRHLNGGHLADTPGSLSAHIREMLSDNACGWRTMKRSLARHARPNAAQTAANFILSHCS
- a CDS encoding phosphatidate cytidylyltransferase, with product MSSPSEAKKSKAQVFAARLFSTLILWALVTAVFVSDQAWAFLAVLSLLGLFSVREYFQMTRKGGMPSQPRWGLLVSSSYLIYVAVRLGMQGPAALDGLLETDIAFVMLIVTGGFMCQLRRSVDGKNTVTEVAITTLGFVYVAVLYSFLARLLFLPEPLADGARVPGAWLLLWLIAVTKFTDMGAYITGSLIGKHKMIPHISPGKTWQGFGGALIFSQLAGCGLYAIMPAELAILGGWGWVVLLSLVLSLLAVVGDLAESVLKRSIGVKDSGNTLPGIGGALDLIDSLCFTAPVLYFFLRWMPV
- a CDS encoding 1-deoxy-D-xylulose-5-phosphate reductoisomerase; translated protein: MPKRKVVLLGSTGSIGTSTLKVAADLPDRLEIVALAANSSVQDLAAQARETGVKHVALYDRSKEAELRAALPDDVTIHLGAEGLLEVSTLAEADMVLVAIVGTAGLQPALAAIEAGKDLAVASKEILVMAGELVMGAAERQGVNVLPVDSEHNAIFQCLNGHQGGEREVSRLILTASGGPFRQTPAEELQDVTLAQALKHPTWDMGRKITIDSSTLFNKGLEMIEARWLFGIEMERIDVIVHPQSIVHSMVEYVDGSVLAQLSNTDMCFPIQYAVTWPDRVPGGLKPLDFAKLAKLEFEAPRYDDFPALNLARRAGQQGGTLPAVYNAANEVAVDAFCDGKIGYTDIARVVAQVMDAHEVQHAGDLDTLIAADSAAREAASAICDA
- a CDS encoding PEP-CTERM sorting domain-containing protein, encoding MSHTTLSIASSLLIISTVSLPAALSLETYSSASHHRFTNDAAFIGATQDWSGVGIENGGSYRWATMISSTYFISAEHAAPTVGNDIVFHTDNNPAGSTVTREVLSITQVGSTDLVIGKLSSAPGPTVAIYAISATPTTSLTFGSSVYSDREAYVVGRDAGASTTSFRVGRNELDGFGSFSDFPTVGDAITFDDDAFSPESLGADEAYLIGGDSGAPLFTTVGSDLVLTGVNWFNNPASGGDPRYSGATFVPNYITEINALLAVDGESLTLVTVPEPSSLGLLSLAGFALITRRKLR
- a CDS encoding N-acetylmuramoyl-L-alanine amidase-like domain-containing protein is translated as MHSRMVKVAKELEGLPYKSYTLEIDNHIESPSVDFTGMDCWTFFEACLGFSRMLETPKSRYTPQDLLRQIEWTRYRGGRCNGNYLDRIHYLAEWYQDNHRRGNIFDLTKRFPTQKMNNKCQEMTILWKSYRYLKHNPQLRRGMAAHEARLTKMPVHMVPKHKVAGIEQHLQNGDIIGIASHHDGGYCSHVGIVIKDAQGRSRFMHASTTYKKIVIDSTVSGYLHKFKKHAGILIARPR